Proteins from a single region of Candidatus Rubrimentiphilum sp.:
- a CDS encoding NADP-dependent isocitrate dehydrogenase, with the protein MEREPVVTLTAKKTPITVAYGDGIGPEIMDATLRIIMEAGARLDMERIEIGESIYSRGITNGIEPSSWDSLRRTKVFLKAPITTPQGGGFKSLNVTVRKTLGMYANVRPCASLHPYIATKHPKMNLVIVRENEEDVYGGIEHRQTEQVTQCLKLISRPGSERIVRYAFEYARANKRKKVTCFTKDNIMKITDGLFHKVFDEIATEYPDIENEHWIVDIGAAKMADTPEAFDVLVMPNLYGDVLSDVAAQITGSVGLAGSANIGDHCSMFEAIHGSAPRRAGQNMANPSGLFHGALLMLSHIGQGEVAERAHNAWLRTIEDGVHTYDIYKEGVSKEKVGTKEFATAVIARLGERPQNLQPVEYAKDAQMNVSVRAAGKRSAKKHTGVDVFIDLPDGNPDTIADRINALKLTGAKLTVISNRGTKVWPNGNPDTFWSDHWSCRFEGDGFSNRAVAEILAAMGGAGFDVIKTEGLYTFDGSRGFSLAQGE; encoded by the coding sequence ATGGAACGCGAACCAGTGGTCACTCTAACCGCAAAAAAGACCCCAATAACCGTGGCGTACGGCGACGGCATCGGTCCCGAAATCATGGATGCGACGCTGCGCATCATCATGGAGGCCGGCGCGCGCCTCGATATGGAGCGCATCGAGATCGGCGAGAGCATTTACTCGCGCGGCATCACCAACGGAATAGAGCCCAGTTCCTGGGACTCGCTGCGCCGCACGAAAGTCTTCCTAAAAGCGCCGATTACAACGCCCCAGGGCGGCGGCTTTAAGTCGCTCAACGTCACCGTGCGCAAGACGCTCGGCATGTATGCCAACGTGCGGCCCTGCGCCTCGCTGCATCCGTATATCGCGACGAAACATCCGAAGATGAACCTCGTAATCGTGCGTGAGAACGAAGAGGACGTCTACGGCGGAATCGAACACCGCCAGACCGAGCAAGTCACGCAGTGCCTGAAGCTGATTTCGCGCCCGGGCAGCGAGCGGATCGTACGCTACGCGTTCGAGTACGCGCGCGCCAACAAGCGCAAGAAAGTGACTTGTTTCACCAAAGACAACATCATGAAGATCACGGACGGGCTGTTCCATAAGGTCTTCGATGAAATCGCGACCGAGTATCCCGACATCGAAAACGAGCACTGGATCGTGGATATCGGCGCAGCCAAGATGGCAGACACCCCTGAAGCGTTTGACGTTTTGGTGATGCCGAATCTGTACGGTGACGTGCTCTCCGACGTCGCCGCGCAGATCACGGGGTCCGTCGGGTTAGCCGGTTCGGCCAATATCGGCGACCACTGCTCCATGTTCGAAGCGATTCACGGTTCGGCGCCGCGCCGCGCCGGTCAGAATATGGCCAATCCGTCGGGCCTCTTTCATGGCGCGCTGCTCATGCTCTCGCATATCGGTCAAGGCGAAGTCGCCGAGCGCGCCCACAACGCTTGGCTGCGCACCATCGAGGACGGCGTTCACACCTACGACATCTATAAGGAAGGCGTCAGCAAAGAGAAAGTCGGCACCAAAGAGTTCGCTACCGCTGTGATCGCGCGATTGGGAGAACGCCCGCAAAACTTGCAGCCGGTCGAGTATGCCAAGGACGCGCAGATGAACGTCTCCGTGCGCGCCGCCGGCAAGCGCTCAGCCAAAAAGCACACCGGCGTCGACGTCTTCATCGATCTCCCCGACGGCAATCCCGACACGATCGCGGACCGTATCAATGCCCTGAAACTCACAGGCGCTAAACTTACGGTCATCAGCAACCGCGGAACCAAAGTCTGGCCCAACGGCAATCCCGACACGTTCTGGAGCGATCACTGGAGCTGCCGCTTTGAGGGCGACGGCTTTTCAAATCGTGCCGTGGCCGAGATTCTCGCGGCGATGGGCGGCGCCGGCTTTGACGTCATAAAGACTGAAGGCCTGTACACGTTCGACGGGAGCCGCGGCTTCTCGCTCGCCCAAGGCGAGTGA
- a CDS encoding cobalamin-binding protein produces MFVDGCLFHAQVIPIQARIEVPLRIVSLLPSATETLFAIGAGGDLVGVTHECDYPPEALRLPRLTASALAFADSSAAIDRHVRRALHAGSSLYTLNAELLEQLKPDLIVTQELCEVCAVSYAIVDRAARRLTSDPRVVSLEPSSLEDVYANIMTLGELTGVQWKAREVVDALRRREAAVRDYAAAEFAPRVLVLEWTDPPMGAGHWTPGLVEAAGGDPVLSNPGANSRRLSWDEITAADPDAIIVAPCGYGLPKTLEALRELQARPEWMGLRAVREGRVHPVDGNAYVNRPGPRLVDTIEIFASFLHPEAA; encoded by the coding sequence ATGTTCGTCGACGGTTGCCTGTTCCACGCGCAGGTTATTCCCATACAAGCGCGGATTGAAGTGCCGTTGCGCATAGTTAGCTTGCTTCCGAGCGCCACGGAGACGCTTTTTGCCATTGGAGCGGGCGGCGATCTGGTCGGGGTCACGCACGAGTGTGACTACCCGCCGGAGGCGCTGCGCCTGCCCCGCCTGACGGCCTCGGCCCTCGCTTTCGCCGATTCTTCGGCCGCGATCGATCGTCACGTCCGTCGCGCGCTGCATGCCGGCTCGAGTCTCTACACGCTGAATGCGGAGTTACTCGAACAGCTGAAACCGGATCTCATCGTAACGCAGGAGCTCTGCGAAGTTTGCGCCGTTTCGTATGCGATCGTCGATCGCGCGGCCCGGCGTCTGACCTCCGATCCGCGCGTCGTTTCCCTCGAACCGTCTTCGCTGGAGGACGTGTATGCGAACATCATGACGCTGGGCGAGTTAACCGGCGTTCAGTGGAAAGCGCGCGAGGTCGTCGATGCATTGCGGCGCCGCGAAGCCGCCGTGCGCGATTATGCTGCCGCGGAGTTCGCGCCGCGCGTGCTGGTGCTCGAATGGACCGATCCACCGATGGGCGCCGGACACTGGACGCCCGGACTTGTCGAAGCCGCGGGCGGCGACCCGGTGCTTTCAAATCCTGGAGCGAACTCGCGGCGGCTCTCCTGGGACGAGATTACCGCAGCCGATCCCGATGCAATCATTGTCGCTCCATGCGGTTACGGTTTGCCGAAGACGCTTGAGGCATTGAGGGAGCTGCAGGCGCGTCCCGAGTGGATGGGGCTACGCGCGGTGCGCGAAGGACGCGTGCATCCGGTGGACGGAAACGCGTATGTGAACCGTCCCGGACCGCGTTTGGTTGACACGATCGAGATTTTCGCTTCGTTTCTTCATCCGGAGGCAGCATGA
- a CDS encoding ferritin-like domain-containing protein produces the protein MTTTKPFLSDVQELRRRARENMMRGSVTSDYKGDIKQAVAVLNAALATEIVCVLRYKRHYYMAKGIAKDSVAGEFLQHANEEQGHADMIAERITQLGGEPDFNPEGLATRSHSEYKEGDDLVDMIKENLVAERVAIESYREIVRFFGDNDPTTRRMIEEILAVEEEHANDMVDLLEQHGSNGKR, from the coding sequence ATGACGACCACTAAGCCGTTTTTGTCCGACGTACAAGAGCTGCGGCGGCGCGCGCGAGAGAACATGATGCGCGGTTCGGTTACCAGCGATTACAAGGGTGACATAAAGCAAGCCGTAGCGGTACTGAATGCAGCGCTAGCGACCGAGATCGTGTGCGTCCTGCGCTACAAGCGCCACTATTACATGGCCAAGGGCATTGCAAAAGACTCCGTTGCCGGCGAGTTCTTACAGCACGCCAACGAGGAGCAAGGCCACGCCGACATGATTGCCGAGCGCATCACGCAGCTCGGCGGCGAGCCCGATTTCAATCCGGAAGGGCTCGCGACGCGCAGCCACTCGGAGTACAAAGAAGGCGACGACCTCGTGGACATGATCAAGGAAAACTTGGTCGCCGAACGCGTCGCCATCGAGTCATATCGCGAGATCGTGCGTTTCTTCGGCGACAACGATCCGACCACGCGCCGGATGATCGAGGAGATCCTCGCGGTGGAAGAAGAGCACGCCAACGACATGGTTGACCTGCTCGAGCAGCACGGATCGAACGGTAAGCGCTAG
- a CDS encoding AarF/UbiB family protein, giving the protein MEQATVDEHVPSKGARSREILATLARHGVSAATGHPAAEQLRLACEELGTTFIKLGQSLSTRADLLPADYRAELQKLTDNVPPVPYEEIAAVIRDELGAAPDKLFARFDRTALGSASIGQVHAATLHDGREVVVKVIKPGVEDLVGIDLQILDDLAGKASKRWPVLDEYGAGDLVEEFADTLRYELDFTREAASAELFRAFFQDEPGIKIPEVIYERSSARVITLERLHGQKPAELSERAQRKREVAGERVARFILEPAFGEGVFYADPHSGNFVVMPGGAIGVMDFGMTGRLAPEVRRRVADIFTAFDRRDPERVTDRLLQVAGPTHPVDRAALGGEIARILERHLAADLKSMEFGDALTEMLDVVRCYKLRLPGPVALLFKALVMCEGLIETISPNANMSSFVASLSEKILYQRLNGQDWAGNIRNTAIDAAELSIELPRRVDRVLSEVERGNLRVWARMEDFEPALARFERAIETTNATMLASACIVGLAIVMLVYHPQGWGRWIGYAFWSVVAIAFLFSLRTVWATLKKRKVR; this is encoded by the coding sequence GTGGAACAGGCAACCGTCGACGAACATGTGCCGTCCAAGGGCGCGCGATCCCGTGAAATTCTGGCGACCCTCGCCCGCCACGGAGTAAGCGCCGCTACCGGCCACCCCGCCGCCGAGCAGCTCCGGCTGGCGTGCGAAGAGCTCGGCACGACGTTCATCAAACTCGGCCAATCGCTCTCGACCCGCGCCGATCTCTTACCGGCCGACTATCGCGCCGAACTGCAAAAACTGACCGACAATGTTCCGCCCGTGCCGTACGAAGAAATCGCCGCGGTCATTCGTGATGAGCTCGGTGCGGCACCCGACAAGCTCTTCGCGCGCTTCGATCGTACGGCGTTGGGATCCGCATCGATCGGCCAGGTTCACGCCGCCACGCTTCACGACGGCCGGGAAGTCGTCGTCAAAGTGATCAAGCCGGGCGTCGAAGATCTCGTAGGCATCGATTTGCAGATTCTGGACGACCTCGCCGGAAAAGCGTCGAAGCGCTGGCCGGTTTTGGATGAGTACGGCGCGGGCGATCTGGTCGAGGAGTTCGCCGACACGCTGCGCTACGAGCTCGACTTCACGCGCGAGGCCGCCAGCGCCGAGCTGTTCCGGGCGTTCTTTCAAGACGAGCCCGGCATAAAGATACCGGAAGTGATCTACGAACGCTCGTCGGCGCGAGTGATTACGCTCGAACGCCTTCACGGTCAAAAGCCGGCCGAGCTTTCGGAACGCGCGCAACGGAAGCGCGAAGTGGCCGGCGAGCGGGTCGCGCGGTTCATTTTGGAGCCGGCCTTCGGCGAAGGCGTCTTCTATGCGGATCCGCATAGCGGGAATTTTGTCGTCATGCCGGGCGGCGCGATTGGCGTCATGGACTTCGGCATGACGGGCAGACTAGCGCCGGAAGTGCGGCGCCGGGTAGCGGATATCTTCACCGCGTTCGATCGGCGCGATCCCGAACGCGTCACCGATCGCCTCTTACAGGTCGCAGGACCGACGCATCCGGTAGACCGCGCCGCCCTAGGCGGCGAGATCGCGCGCATCTTGGAACGTCATTTGGCCGCGGACTTGAAGAGTATGGAGTTCGGCGATGCACTGACGGAGATGCTCGACGTCGTGCGCTGCTACAAGTTGCGGCTGCCGGGGCCGGTCGCGCTGCTCTTCAAAGCGCTGGTCATGTGTGAAGGTTTGATCGAGACGATCAGTCCGAACGCCAACATGAGCTCGTTCGTCGCATCACTCTCGGAGAAGATTCTCTATCAGCGGTTAAACGGTCAGGACTGGGCCGGAAACATCCGCAACACGGCGATCGACGCGGCCGAGCTGAGCATCGAGCTGCCGCGCAGAGTCGATCGCGTGCTCTCGGAGGTCGAGCGCGGCAACTTGCGCGTCTGGGCGCGCATGGAGGACTTCGAACCTGCGCTGGCCCGCTTCGAACGCGCGATTGAGACGACGAACGCGACGATGTTGGCTTCGGCGTGCATCGTCGGCTTGGCGATCGTGATGCTCGTCTATCACCCGCAGGGCTGGGGCCGCTGGATCGGCTATGCGTTCTGGTCGGTCGTGGCAATCGCGTTTCTGTTCAGTCTGCGAACCGTCTGGGCGACCTTGAAGAAACGGAAGGTCCGGTAG
- a CDS encoding vitamin B12-dependent ribonucleotide reductase, whose product MKFRRLYSAPGDPYAGLSFEPRASRIVNPDGSVIFEAPDIMVPSGWSQVATDVLAQKYCRKAGVPTQLKRVAEEGVPEWLWRSEAADDCGFEAESDSRQVFNRMAGCWTYWGFKHGYFDSEEDAQIYYDEMCAMLARQIGAPNSPQWFNTGLHWAYGISGPAQGHYFVDPADSQVKRSVNTYEHPQVSACYILSIEDDLVNEGGIFDGVVREARIFKGGSGSGANFSKLRAAGEKLTGGGTSSGLMSFLKVFDRAAGAIKSGGTTRRAAKMVVLNADHPDIEQFVGWKVREEQKVSDLVAGSISCEKHLNAIMKAAHDETVPEGARLDPALNPALKSAMRAALTAGIPQANIQYALDFARQGYKHLDVETYDTGWDSEAYATVSGQNSNNSVRLTNEFFEALDRDDDWKLTARTTGAVMKTIKASSLWEQIALAAWQCADPGIQYDNILQEWHTCSNDDRINATNPCSEYCFIDDTACNLASLNLVKFLKDDGDFDAAAFADASRTWTTTLEISVTMGQMPSKAIAEKNHGYRTLGLGYANLGTLLMRMGLPYDSEDGFGWCAAISALMTGSAYRASAEMARELGPFARFEANAEPMLRVIRNHRRAAYDEHDEAYEGLSIKPVTHAPTLFTQETWGLARKMWDDALTMGEVTGFRNAQTVVIAPTGTIALVMDCDTTGIEPDFALVKFKKLAGGGYFRIVNQSVEPALRKLGYSESQIQEIETFAKGTGSLEGAPHINAATLRAKGFDEDSIARIEAALPSAFELEFAFNKYTLGEEFCKGTLGLTDEQLNSWSFSILRDSLGFTQHQIDEASDVICGRMTLEGAPHLKDEHLFVFDCANPCGKHGLRFIRPLAHIDMMAAAQPFVSGAISKTINLPQTATIGDVKEAYRYAWERMIKAVALYRDGSKLSQPLAATSDLGGEAVEEEQPQRAFQHPLQIAERIVYRYIAKRRRMPERRSGYTQKAIVGGHKVYLRTGEYDGGQLGEIFIDMHKEGAAFRSLMNNFAIAVSLGLQHGVPLEEFVDAFTFTRFEPNGPVVGHNHIKMATSILDYIFRELAVSYLGRYELAHVQPEMNMDSMGPVHEEDYFGEEAGEVQYVTAGVSEKMHPTSTHLRPNGVPHAQTLDVVERVIESPGDAPAMATAGTATAVASKTAQITAAKAKGYTGNACAECGQLTMVRNGSCEKCDSCGATSGCS is encoded by the coding sequence ATGAAGTTCCGCCGCCTCTATTCGGCCCCCGGCGACCCCTACGCCGGCCTCTCTTTCGAACCGCGAGCCTCGCGCATCGTCAACCCGGACGGGTCGGTGATATTCGAGGCTCCTGACATCATGGTGCCGTCCGGCTGGAGCCAGGTCGCCACCGATGTCCTGGCCCAAAAATACTGCCGCAAGGCGGGGGTTCCGACGCAGCTCAAACGCGTCGCCGAAGAGGGTGTCCCCGAATGGCTGTGGCGCTCCGAGGCTGCCGACGACTGCGGGTTCGAGGCCGAAAGCGATTCACGCCAGGTCTTCAACCGCATGGCGGGCTGCTGGACCTACTGGGGCTTCAAACACGGCTACTTCGACTCCGAAGAAGACGCGCAAATCTATTACGACGAGATGTGCGCCATGCTGGCGCGGCAGATCGGCGCGCCCAACTCACCGCAGTGGTTCAACACCGGTTTGCATTGGGCGTACGGCATCTCCGGCCCGGCGCAAGGCCACTACTTCGTCGATCCGGCGGATTCGCAAGTAAAGCGCTCCGTCAATACGTACGAGCATCCGCAAGTTTCGGCATGCTACATCCTTTCGATCGAAGACGATCTCGTCAACGAGGGCGGCATCTTCGACGGCGTCGTGCGCGAAGCGCGCATCTTTAAGGGCGGCTCCGGCAGCGGTGCCAATTTTTCCAAGCTCCGCGCGGCGGGCGAAAAACTGACTGGCGGCGGGACCAGCTCGGGCCTCATGTCCTTCCTTAAAGTCTTTGATCGCGCCGCCGGCGCGATCAAGTCGGGCGGCACCACGCGCCGCGCTGCCAAGATGGTCGTGCTCAACGCCGACCACCCTGACATCGAACAGTTCGTGGGCTGGAAAGTTCGCGAAGAACAAAAAGTTTCGGATCTCGTTGCGGGTTCGATCAGCTGCGAAAAGCACTTGAACGCGATCATGAAGGCGGCACACGACGAGACCGTGCCCGAAGGCGCGCGTCTCGATCCGGCGCTGAACCCTGCGCTCAAGAGCGCGATGCGCGCCGCGCTAACCGCCGGCATCCCGCAGGCGAACATTCAATACGCTCTCGACTTTGCGCGCCAGGGCTACAAGCATCTGGACGTCGAGACCTATGACACCGGCTGGGATTCGGAAGCCTACGCGACCGTCTCGGGACAGAACTCAAACAATTCCGTTCGCCTGACGAATGAATTCTTTGAGGCACTCGATCGCGACGACGATTGGAAGCTGACCGCCCGCACGACCGGCGCGGTCATGAAGACGATCAAAGCGTCGAGCTTGTGGGAGCAGATCGCGCTGGCCGCGTGGCAGTGCGCCGATCCGGGCATTCAATACGACAACATTCTGCAAGAGTGGCACACGTGCTCCAACGACGATCGCATCAACGCGACTAACCCGTGCTCCGAGTATTGCTTCATCGACGACACGGCGTGTAATTTAGCGAGCCTAAACCTCGTCAAGTTCCTCAAGGACGACGGCGACTTCGACGCCGCCGCTTTTGCCGACGCCTCCCGTACGTGGACAACGACACTGGAAATCTCTGTGACGATGGGGCAGATGCCGTCCAAGGCGATCGCCGAGAAGAACCACGGATATCGCACCTTGGGTTTGGGTTATGCGAACCTCGGCACGCTGCTGATGCGCATGGGCCTGCCCTACGATTCAGAAGACGGCTTCGGCTGGTGCGCCGCGATCTCGGCGCTTATGACCGGCTCGGCGTATCGCGCTTCGGCCGAAATGGCGCGCGAGCTCGGACCGTTTGCGCGCTTCGAGGCCAATGCCGAACCGATGCTGCGCGTGATCCGCAATCATCGCCGCGCGGCATACGACGAACACGACGAGGCCTACGAAGGCCTATCCATCAAACCCGTGACGCACGCGCCGACGCTCTTCACCCAAGAGACCTGGGGCCTCGCGCGCAAGATGTGGGACGACGCCCTAACGATGGGTGAGGTCACCGGCTTCCGCAACGCGCAGACCGTCGTGATCGCGCCGACCGGCACGATCGCGCTGGTCATGGACTGCGACACCACCGGCATCGAGCCTGATTTTGCATTGGTCAAGTTCAAGAAGCTCGCCGGCGGCGGCTATTTCCGCATCGTCAATCAGTCGGTCGAGCCGGCCTTGCGCAAGCTGGGCTACAGCGAGTCGCAGATCCAAGAGATCGAAACCTTCGCCAAAGGCACGGGCTCGTTGGAGGGCGCACCCCACATCAACGCGGCGACGCTGCGCGCCAAGGGATTCGACGAGGATTCGATCGCGCGTATCGAGGCGGCGCTGCCCAGCGCCTTCGAGCTGGAGTTCGCTTTCAATAAGTACACGCTTGGCGAAGAGTTCTGCAAAGGGACGCTCGGCTTAACGGACGAGCAGCTCAACAGCTGGAGCTTCTCGATTCTGCGCGACTCGCTGGGCTTCACGCAGCATCAGATCGACGAGGCGTCAGATGTCATCTGCGGCCGCATGACACTGGAAGGCGCCCCGCATCTCAAAGACGAGCACCTCTTTGTTTTCGATTGCGCAAATCCGTGCGGCAAGCATGGGTTACGTTTCATCCGGCCGCTGGCGCACATCGACATGATGGCGGCAGCGCAGCCGTTCGTGAGCGGTGCGATCTCGAAGACCATCAACCTTCCGCAAACCGCGACCATCGGCGACGTCAAAGAAGCCTATCGCTACGCGTGGGAGCGGATGATCAAGGCCGTAGCCTTATATCGCGACGGCTCCAAGCTCTCGCAGCCGCTCGCAGCGACGTCCGATCTCGGCGGCGAAGCGGTCGAGGAAGAGCAGCCGCAGCGAGCGTTCCAGCATCCGTTGCAGATCGCCGAGCGCATCGTCTACCGGTACATCGCCAAACGCCGCCGCATGCCTGAACGCCGCAGCGGCTACACGCAAAAAGCGATCGTCGGCGGCCACAAAGTCTACTTGCGCACCGGCGAGTACGACGGCGGCCAACTGGGCGAGATCTTCATCGACATGCACAAGGAAGGCGCGGCCTTCCGCTCGCTGATGAACAACTTCGCGATCGCGGTTTCACTGGGTTTACAGCACGGCGTGCCGCTGGAGGAGTTCGTCGACGCATTTACGTTCACGCGCTTCGAGCCGAACGGACCCGTCGTCGGCCACAACCACATCAAGATGGCGACGTCGATCCTCGACTACATCTTCCGCGAGCTAGCCGTCAGCTATCTCGGCCGCTACGAGCTCGCGCACGTACAGCCCGAAATGAACATGGACTCGATGGGACCCGTGCATGAGGAAGATTACTTCGGTGAGGAAGCCGGCGAAGTGCAGTACGTCACGGCGGGCGTCAGCGAAAAGATGCATCCAACCAGCACGCACCTGCGGCCCAACGGTGTTCCGCATGCACAAACGCTTGACGTCGTCGAACGCGTTATCGAGAGCCCCGGGGATGCGCCCGCAATGGCCACCGCCGGCACCGCGACTGCGGTAGCGTCAAAGACAGCGCAGATCACCGCCGCCAAAGCGAAAGGCTACACGGGAAACGCGTGCGCGGAATGCGGACAGCTGACGATGGTGCGTAACGGGTCGTGTGAAAAATGCGATTCATGCGGAGCTACGAGCGGCTGCAGCTAG
- a CDS encoding YqeG family HAD IIIA-type phosphatase, whose product MLGPDRFAPRLHDIALAELSEAGIRGLIIDLDNTLLGFRETELAAEHLAWVREAHERGFAMVMVSNNFSDRVRGIAAQLHIGCIPNALKPLPFGFLRALKHLGLPRKQVAVVGDQLFTDVLGAKLCGNLYTILTEPIETKDFPITMMFRFFERLMLPPRRR is encoded by the coding sequence ATGCTCGGCCCTGACCGCTTCGCGCCCCGTCTCCACGACATCGCGCTGGCCGAGCTCAGCGAGGCCGGGATCCGTGGCCTCATAATCGACCTCGACAACACCCTTTTGGGCTTTCGCGAGACCGAATTGGCCGCCGAGCACCTGGCCTGGGTGCGCGAGGCGCACGAGCGCGGCTTCGCAATGGTCATGGTGTCGAACAATTTCAGCGATCGCGTGCGCGGCATTGCAGCGCAATTGCACATCGGCTGCATCCCGAATGCGCTCAAACCGCTGCCGTTCGGTTTTCTGCGCGCGCTCAAGCATTTGGGATTGCCGCGCAAACAGGTGGCCGTTGTCGGCGATCAGCTTTTCACCGATGTTTTGGGCGCGAAACTCTGCGGAAATCTCTATACCATCTTGACCGAACCGATCGAAACCAAAGACTTTCCAATTACGATGATGTTCCGGTTCTTCGAGCGGCTGATGCTACCGCCGCGGCGCCGGTGA
- a CDS encoding aldehyde dehydrogenase family protein — MPKVDRPRLAVRKMYKLFINGAFVRSESGRSDPLWDGSEFGANIARGSRKDIRDAVVAARAAQPKWLATAPGTRGLILYRLAEMMEARHEELVDRVREGMNLSAGDAEAEVVATIDRVVWYAGWCDKYNALLSTRNPVGGPHFNFSTAEPTGVVGILAPDEPALLGLVSVLLPALVAGNAVVLVPSEKDPRTAVVFAEALATSDVPAGVVNIITGFRSELGPVLAKHMDVNALAFIDGPLTTDLQREASDNVKRTHVLHRQKRDEWFSPAAQSLDDIAMYSEIKTIWHPAGI, encoded by the coding sequence ATGCCCAAAGTCGATCGACCCAGGCTTGCCGTCCGCAAGATGTACAAGCTCTTCATCAACGGCGCGTTCGTGCGATCGGAATCCGGCCGCAGCGATCCCTTATGGGACGGCTCGGAGTTCGGTGCGAACATCGCGCGCGGGTCGCGCAAAGACATCCGGGACGCAGTCGTCGCGGCACGAGCGGCGCAGCCCAAATGGCTGGCGACGGCTCCGGGAACGCGCGGCCTGATTCTCTATCGCCTCGCGGAGATGATGGAAGCCCGCCACGAGGAGCTCGTCGATCGCGTACGCGAGGGAATGAATCTTTCGGCCGGCGACGCCGAGGCCGAAGTCGTGGCTACGATCGACCGTGTCGTGTGGTATGCGGGATGGTGCGACAAGTACAACGCGTTGCTTTCGACGCGTAATCCCGTCGGCGGCCCGCACTTCAACTTTTCGACCGCCGAGCCGACCGGCGTCGTTGGGATCCTTGCTCCTGATGAGCCTGCGCTGCTGGGATTGGTTTCAGTATTATTGCCGGCGCTGGTCGCCGGCAATGCCGTGGTGCTCGTCCCCTCCGAGAAAGATCCGCGCACCGCTGTTGTTTTCGCCGAAGCGTTAGCGACGAGCGATGTACCGGCAGGCGTCGTGAACATCATCACCGGTTTCCGCAGCGAACTGGGCCCAGTGCTGGCTAAGCACATGGACGTCAATGCGCTTGCGTTTATCGATGGCCCGCTGACGACGGATTTGCAACGCGAGGCGTCCGACAACGTCAAACGCACGCACGTTCTTCACCGTCAGAAACGGGACGAATGGTTTTCACCCGCCGCTCAGAGTTTGGACGACATCGCGATGTACAGCGAGATCAAAACGATCTGGCACCCAGCCGGGATATAA